One genomic window of Daphnia pulex isolate KAP4 chromosome 10, ASM2113471v1 includes the following:
- the LOC124204017 gene encoding SUMO-activating enzyme subunit 1-like, with protein sequence MVAKEEITISEAEAALYDRQIRLWGLEAQKRLRAARVLLIGLGGLGAEIAKNLTLSGIKSLTLLDHNVAVANSANFLVPRELVGKNVVEASLERVQRLNPMVEVIADQDNVTTKNEDFFSGFDVVCATRLAVEESFRVNSICRKHSIPFYSGDVFGFTGFFFVDLLEHEYAEEVNVAAPAANDACSLKTKADQSETKTVKHILNYIPLQAAFEADAAAQLNKRSWQRIKSHFIMMKSLLMFRSQMKRDPEVANRQSDIAKLCEIRDHIQHEMKLDNQIIDSCAYEVVFGELSPGAAVVGGVLAQEIIKAVSHKDAPIRNHFFFNGATDFNGVVEAIGF encoded by the exons ATGGtggccaaagaagaaataaccaTCAGTGAAGCTGAAGCAGCACTTTACGACCGGCAAATCAGACTTTGGGGACTGGAAGCACAGAAAAG ACTTCGTGCAGCTCGAGTTTTGCTCATTGGGCTAGGTGGTTTAGGTGCTGAAATCGCCAAGAACTTGACTCTGTCGGGAATCAAATCCCTAACCTTGCTGGATCACAATGTTGCTGTTGCTAATTCTGCCAATTTCCTTGTTCCCCGAGAACTTGTTGGAAAGAAT GTGGTTGAAGCTTCACTGGAAAGAGTGCAGCGTTTAAACCCAATGGTGGAAGTCATAGCTGACCAAGACAATGTTACCACTAAGAATGAAGATTTCTTTAGTGgttttgatgttgtttgtGCAACTAGATTGGCAGTTGAAGAGTCTTTTAGGGTCAACAGTATCTGTCGCAAGCACAGCATTCCATTCTATTCAGGGGATGTGTTTGGATTCActggtttcttctttgtcGATCTGCTTGAACATGAATATGCTGA AGAAGTAAATGTTGCTGCTCCAGCTGCCAATGATGCTTGCTCTTTGAAGACAAAAGCTGAccaaagtgaaacaaaaaccgTCAAGCATATTCTCAACTATATTCCTTTACAAGCAGCATTTGAAGCTGATGCAGCAGCTCAGCTCAACAAAAGAAGTTGGCAGCGTATCAAGAGCCATTTCATCATGATGAAAA GTTTGCTGATGTTCCGCTCTCAAATGAAACGCGATCCAGAAGTTGCAAACCGTCAGTCTGACATTGCGAAATTGTGTGAAATCCGGGATCACATTCAACACGAAATGAAACTGGACAACCAAATAATTGACAGCTGTGCATACGA ggtGGTATTTGGCGAACTTAGTCCAGGGGCTGCGGTTGTGGGTGGAGTTTTGGCTCAAGAAATTATCAAAGCCGTGTCCCACAAAGACGCACCCATCCGcaatcactttttctttaacgGTGCCACAGATTTCAACGGTGTTGTCGAAGCCATTGGATTTTGA
- the LOC124204020 gene encoding uncharacterized protein LOC124204020 yields MRHFYKHVLSGIVFWLLLSQSLSLFNSSSAASTSRTSSYTSEVAETEDEAELSKEMAVTPKEVEEADDKEDEGSEGRDFSELLKIVKREISDGETGRSSSGIFNTTLAFTIPLFSFSLPDRATAGKDYTKQAALSLFGLAIVGGIAIMPYVWAARSPLGKKTVVESSRAKKDEISSSILPMIANVASLAGLDAKTCVQRSVCETYRNPERYGYLVFPVRYFMLSPQSREDDKPSEYQRAAEFGRQEKEECERRYRCAFSLIGAANFLFSYFLPPSTA; encoded by the exons ATGCGTCACTTTTACAAGCACGTCTTATCAGGAATCGTTTTCTGGTTGCTCCTCTCACAGAGTTTGAGTCTGTTCAACAGTTCCAGTGCAGCATCGACGTCCAGAACTTCTTCTTATACTTCGGAGGTTGCCGAAACGGAAGATGAAGCTGAACTGAGCAAAGAAATGGCAGTGACTCCCAAAGAGGTGGAAGAAGCAGATGATAAGGAAGATGAAGGATCGGAAGGCAGGGATTTCAGTGAACTGTTGAAGATTGTCAAACGGGAAATTAGTGACGGTGAAACCGGCCGTTCTTCGTCGGGCATCTTCAACACGACACTCGCCTTTACCATTccgcttttctctttctcgctGCCAGACAGAGCCACGGCCGGAAAGGACTACACCAAACAGGCCGCTTTGTCGCTCTTCGGTCTGGCCATTGTCGGTGGTATAGCCATCATGCCTTACGTCTGGGCCGCCCGCTCTCCTTTAGGGAAGAAGACTGTCGTCGA atccAGCAgagcaaaaaaagatgaaatctCTTCATCCATTCTGCCCATGATAGCCAATGTAGCCTCGTTGGCCGGGCTGGACGCCAAAACGTGCGTGCAGCGTTCAGTCTGCGAAACTTACCGAAATCCGGAACGCTACGGCTACCTGGTGTTCCCCGTCCGCTACTTTATGCT ATCCCCTCAATCCCGGGAAGACGATAAACCATCCGAGTATCAACGAGCAGCCGAGTTTGGGcgacaagaaaaggaagaatgtGAGCGGCGCTACCGGTGCGCTTTCAGTCTTATCGGAGCGGCCAATTTCCTCTTCAGCTACTTCTTACCACCCTCAACGGCCTGA